From Microplitis mediator isolate UGA2020A chromosome 11, iyMicMedi2.1, whole genome shotgun sequence, one genomic window encodes:
- the LOC130677740 gene encoding uncharacterized protein LOC130677740 — protein MAFVIKSEVVELPEEVIVQGDVDYEQVRTETQSIVEQLLRQNELLQQQQQQLEPQLLDSAPRRRSTEGPGELDPLDVSSLVAEEPVDLSLSENQAIEEPVPSTSGNILLRGLLALPVRPRAPYTRWVRCPAPAEIQSAPEVQQEHLSKRKRSDPVTGGGQGAPATRTRPPITKYLQHSGVRVICGDTMAVSVPFRVTFVEGHTFPIPFTDPLVGLLSPMTSVEASWLVAAMPWPLMHQFIFESLLALIVAMCPMHLWELAETSPPRVRIILEELWDQCSARVSRCVYCGNGRQQ, from the exons ATGGCCTTTGTCATTAAATCTGAAGTCGTCGAGTTGCCTGAAGAGGTTATCGTTCAGGGTGACGTTGATTATGAGCAAGTTAGGACTGAAACTCAGTCCATTGTggag CAGTTACTCCGGCAGAACGAGTTActgcagcagcagcaacaacagtTGGAGCCGCAGTTACTTGATTCAGCTCCAAGGAGGCGCTCCACTGAGGGACCTGGGGAATTAGATCCGCTTGACGTCTCTTCCTTGGTGGCTGAGGAGCCGGTGGACTTGTCATTGTCGGAGAATCAGGCTATCGAGGAGCCGGTTCCTTCAACATCAGGGAATATCCTATTGAGGGGCTTGTTGGCTCTGCCAGTTCGGCCAAGAGCTCCTTACACTCGCTGGGTGCGATGCCCAGCTCCAGCAGAAATCCAATCGGCGCCTGAGGTGCAGCAg GAACATTTGTCCAAGAGGAAGCGGTCCGATCCGGTAACCGGTGGCGGTCAGGGCGCTCCTGCTACGAGGACTCGTCCTCCAATAACGAAGTACCTGCAGCATTCCGGGGTTCGGGTTATTTGTGGTGACACAATGGCGGTGAGCGTGCCCTTCCGGGTGACATTCGTGGAGGGGCATACCTTCCCGATCCCTTTCACGGATCCACTGGTGGGCCTATTGTCACCCATGACGTCGGTGGAGGCGAGCTGGTTGGTGGCGGCTATGCCTTGGCCTCTAATGCACCAGTTTATTTTTGAGTCGCTGCTGGCG TTGATAGTGGCCATGTGTCCCATGCATTTGTGGGAGCTGGCGGAAACATCACCTCCCCGTGTCCGTATAATCCTCGAGGAGCTGTGGGATCAATGTTCCGCGAGAGTGTCCCGCTGCGTGTATTGCGGCAATGGTCGCCAGcaataa